From a single Oreochromis niloticus isolate F11D_XX linkage group LG3, O_niloticus_UMD_NMBU, whole genome shotgun sequence genomic region:
- the ajuba gene encoding LIM domain-containing protein ajuba has protein sequence MDRPISKLLEKLKLTDSGSVKFNVSKKKHDSSSNSNNSNANAGVPAGGSGGGGSGLPLAPSSAAASPARPGQFPLASATTSDPCVPASGRGGGGTGGGGGGMGMTSSQLLTTPSTSSTVGTIPPDVEQPPHPSTLAPLRRPSSQQRASCYLGEGVDSHLRRESGLGPECDPMGAFGSKASLNQRRYSLELQQLVQRQQLLSQPPPLSVPPPYPAAAGYGSAPRGGGGGLAEPGYLSEPERHKRLSLQETLFYKRLSTGNDLWESTRPASLSHPPHRPSDMSGGGVGGGGGGLFYPPGPTLSPCSSFSFQESVLVSPRSSFASSTASGGGGGSPMGSRCSSNRTSGISLGYDLRYSASGGLPTQQQSPSVPTGGSATGYGVPGRAGVTPVEAWTQYLEAGIRSGVYDSRHSYPPAVGSPAATCYQTAPDWWEEQQAGIRGKDPGTMGERARYSDLPGTRYQEELTRLLLRDAALEGDGLLEGLMLKEQALSLTPHAKSGVTPAGGLAKPQEEPGALPGREATENRQEFFGTCVKCGKGVYGADNACQALDNLYHTRCFTCVSCGRTLRNKDFYNVNGSVYCKEDYMFSGFQAAAEKCSVCGHLILEQILQALGNSYHPGCFRCVVCSKALDGVPFTVDQHSKIYCVADYNKTFAPKCAACLQPILPTEGSEDILRVVSMNKDYHFECYHCEECGKQLSDKPGSQCFPLDSHLLCHSCHVNRVCATHNIPPHNTH, from the exons ATGGACAGGCCGATAAGCAAGCTGCTGGAGAAGCTGAAGCTAACGGACTCGGGGAGTGTGAAATTCAACGTGTCGAAGAAAAAGCACGACTCCTCCAGCAACTCCAATAACAGCAACGCCAACGCCGGCGTCCCCGCGGGCGGCAGCGGAGGAGGGGGCAGCGGTCTGCCGCTGGCTCCCAGCTCTGCAGCTGCCTCGCCCGCAAGACCCGGCCAGTTCCCGCTTGCCTCGGCAACCACAAGTGATCCATGTGTGCCAGCAagtgggagaggaggaggaggcacaggaggaggaggaggaggaatggGAATGACTTCCTCTCAGCTCCTCACCACACCATCTACTTCCTCCACGGTGGGCACCATCCCCCCAGATGTTGAGCAACCGCCTCACCCCTCTACCTTGGCACCGCTGAGGCGTCCCTCCTCTCAGCAGCGGGCTTCCTGCTACCTGGGTGAAGGTGTAGACTCCCACCTCAGGCGTGAGTCCGGCCTGGGTCCCGAGTGCGACCCCATGGGAGCGTTCGGCTCCAAGGCGTCCCTCAATCAACGTCGATACTCATTGGAGCTTCAGCAGCTGGTCCAACGGCAGCAGCTCCTGTCCCAGCCGCCTCCACTCTCCGTCCCGCCGCCGTACCCTGCTGCCGCGGGATATGGATCGGCGCCCAGAGGCGGCGGAGGCGGCTTGGCTGAGCCCGGCTACCTCTCTGAGCCCGAGCGGCACAAACGCCTGTCTCTCCAGGAAACCCTGTTCTACAAGCGGCTGAGCACAGGCAACGATCTGTGGGAGAGCACCCGGCCGGCATCCCTCTCTCATCCTCCGCATCGCCCATCTGATATGAGCGGAGGAGgtgtaggaggaggaggaggaggcctcTTTTACCCACCAGGGCCAACCCTGAGTCCGTGCTCATCCTTCAGCTTCCAGGAGTCCGTGCTGGTCAGCCCCAGGTCCAGCTTTGCCTCCAGCACGGCCAgcggaggtggaggagggagtcCCATGGGGAGCCGCTGCAGCAGCAACCGGACCAGTGGCATCAGCCTCGGCTACGACTTGCGCTATTCTGCATCCGGAGGCCTCCCTACCCAGCAGCAGTCCCCGTCTGTGCCGACCGGAGGCTCTGCAACTGGATACGGAGTCCCGGGCAGGGCCGGGGTGACCCCCGTAGAGGCCTGGACTCAGTACCTGGAGGCAGGGATTCGTTCAGGTGTGTACGATAGCCGTCACTCCTACCCGCCTGCGGTTGGGAGTCCCGCGGCAACATGCTATCAGACAGCTCCAGATTGGTGGGAAGAGCAGCAAGCGGGCATACGAGGCAAAGATCCAGGCACGATGGGAGAGAGGGCCCGATACTCAGACCTGCCCGGCACCCGATACCAGGAAGAGCTGACCCGACTTCTGCTGAGAGATGCTGCGCTGGAGGGCGATGGGCTGCTGGAGGGCCTGATGCTGAAGGAGCAGGCTCTCAGCCTGACGCCTCACGCCAAATCGGGCGTCACGCCAGCAGGAGGGCTGGCCAAACCTCAGGAGGAACCAGGAGCCTTGCCTGGGAGAGAGGCAACAGAAAACCGGCAGGAGTTCTTTG GAACCTGCGTGAAGTGTGGGAAAGGAGTGTACGGGGCGGATAACGCCTGCCAGGCTCTGGACAACCTCTATCACACTCGCTGCTTCACCTGCGTGTCCTGCG GACGCACCCTGAGAAACAAGGACTTCTACAATGTCAACGGCTCTGTGTACTGTAAAGAGGATTACATG TTTTCGGGATTCCAGGCGGCTGCAGAGAAGTGTAGCGTGTGTGGCCACCTTATTCTCGAACAG ATCCTGCAGGCTCTTGGGAACTCGTACCATCCCGGTTGTTTCCGCTGCGTGGTGTGCTCCAAGGCTCTGGATGGGGTGCCTTTTACCGTTGACCAGCACAGCAAAATTTACTGCGTTGCAGACTACAACAA GACTTTTGCCCCGAAGTGCGCTGCCTGTTTACAACCCATCTTGCCTACTGAG GGCAGTGAAGACATCCTCAGGGTCGTGTCTATGAACAAAGACTACCACTTTGAGTGCTACCACTGTGAG gAGTGCGGCAAGCAGCTCTCCGATAAGCCCGGCTCGCAGTGCTTCCCTCTGGACTCCCACCTCCTCTGCCACTCGTGCCACGTGAACAGAGTGTGCGCCACACATAACATCCCCCCTCACAACACACACTGA